A window of Plasmodium malariae genome assembly, chromosome: 5 contains these coding sequences:
- the ROM3 gene encoding rhomboid protease ROM3, putative, with translation MLRRDWENEEIAHLSPETIELIDSNSKNKFYDILFPEISLNKIIVWISFFQIIIYIISCLLSENLALPNVQILMFLGATYGPSIKQGELWRLVFPIFLHANWWHLIINIICILNLGLVIESKYKSSKFLLIYFLSGLTGNVLTTICNPCQLAVGASTSGFGLIGCSILEIFLAWKNLSKKAKKYYIFNICVFLIFFLFVSFSPTVDFFGHIGGFLCGAFLACHFNKFVGYDFFQKTLYYSFASICALIIFYFPVRLFVINMPCELEY, from the exons atgttAAGAAGAGATTgggaaaatgaagaaatcGCTCATTTGTCACCTGAAACTATTGAATTGATTGATAGCAACTcaaagaataaattttatgatattttgTTTCCTGAAATATCTCTAAATAA AATAATCGTATGGATTAGTTTTTtccaaataataatttatataataagttGTTTATTGAGCGAAAACTTAGCATTGCCAAATGTGCAGATCTTGATGTTTCTTGGTGCTACTTACGGCCCGTCTATTAA GCAAGGAGAATTGTGGAGATTGGTGTTTCCCATATTTTTACATGCGAATTGGTggcatttaattataaatattatatgcatattaaaTTTAGGTTTAGTAATtgaaagtaaatataaatcaaGCAAGTttctgttaatatattttttgtctGGTTTAACAGGGAATGTGTTAACTACAATATGTAACCCTTGCCAGCTTGCTGTTGGCGCATCAACTAGTGGGTTTGGGTTAATTGGTTGTTcaattttagaaatattcTTGGCTTGGAAAAATTTATCGAAGAAGgcaaaaaagtattatattttcaatatatgcgtttttttaatattctttttatttgttagTTTTTCTCCGACTGTTGATTTTTTTGGCCATATAGGGGGTTTCTTGTGTGGGGCCTTTTTGGCCTGCCACTTCAACAAGTTTGTGGGATATGACTT CTTTCAAAAGACACTATATTATAGCTTTGCCTCTATTTGTgccttaattattttttattttcccgtTAGGCTGTTTGTCATTAATATGCCGTGTGAACTTGAGTATTAG
- the PDI8 gene encoding protein disulfide isomerase, putative has protein sequence MNNAKYISFFLFLIFVVLQKRAYSHDDLFNENVKILHTGELSKFITDNDIVLVMFYAPWCGHCKRLIPEYNEAANILLEKKSEIKLASVDATTESGLAQEYGITGYPTLILFNKKVRVNYGGGRTAQSIVDWLLQMTGPVFTEITGNIEDELKEKKPSVAFYYEYKSKDDELYKKFNEVGDKNREIAKFFVKKNDKHNKIYCYRKDEKKVEYDENTDLSEFVSTESFPLFGEINTENYRFYAESPKELVWVCATIEQYNEIKEEVRLAAAELRNKTHFVLLNIPEYADHAKASLGLSEFPGLAYQSSEGRYILTNPKESLRNHKAIIAFFKDVEAGKIEKSLKSEPIPEDDKNAPVKVVVGNSFVDVVLKSGKDVLIEIYAPWCGHCKKLEPVYEDLGRKLKKYDSIIIAKMDGTLNETPIKDFEWSGFPTIYFVKAGTKVPLPYEGERSLKGFVDFLNKHATNTPISVEGVPEFEDGTTEEL, from the exons atgaataatgcaaagtatatttccttttttttatttttaattttcgtTGTTTTGCAAAAACGTGCCTATTCTCATGATGATCTTTTTAATGAGAACGTGAAAATTTTACATACTGGCGAACTAAGCAAGTTTATAACAGATAATGACATTGTTTTGGTCATGTTCTACGCACCATG GTGTGGACATTGTAAAAGGCTAATTCCAGAATACAACGAGGCAGCAAATATATTGTTAGAAAAGAAAAGCGAAATAAAATTAGCGAGCGTAGATGCAACGACAGAGAGTGGACTAGCCCAAGAATATGGAATAACTGGTTATCCCACTTTGATTCTATTCAATAAGAAAGTTAGAGTAAATTATGGAGGAGGTAGAACAGCGCAATCAATCGTAGATTGGTTATTACAAATGACAGGTCCAGTGTTTACAGAAATAACAGGAAATATAGAAGACGagttaaaggaaaaaaaaccCTCTGTTGCCTTTTACTATGAATATAAATCGAAAGATGATgaactatataaaaaatttaatgagGTAGGTGACAAAAATCGTGAAATTgctaaattttttgttaagaaaaatgataaacataataaaatttattgttacaggaaagatgaaaaaaaagtagaataTGATGAAAACACCGATTTATCTGAGTTTGTTTCAACAGAATCCTTTCCATTATTTGGTGAGATAAATACTGAAAATTATCGATTTTATGCAGAGAGTCCGAAAGAATTAGTATGGGTTTGTGCTACGATTGAACAGTATAATGAGATAAAAGAAGAAGTACGTTTAGCTGCAGCAgaattaagaaataaaacacattttgttttattaaatattcctGAATATGCAGATCATGCTAAGGCATCATTAGGCTTAAGTGAATTTCCCGGTTTAGCATATCAATCGAGTGAAggaagatatatattaacaaaccCTAAGGAATCTTTACGTAATCATAAAGCAATTATAGCCTTTTTTAAAGATGTAGAAGCAGggaaaattgaaaaatcTCTTAAATCAGAGCCCATACCAGAAGATGATAAAAATGCACCCGTTAAAGTAGTTGTAGGGAATTCATTTGTAGATGTAGTTTTAAAAAGTGGAAAAGACGTACTAATTGAAATATATGCACCTTGGTGTGGACATTGCAAAAAATTAGAGCCTGTTTATGAAGATCTTGGTAGAAAGTTAAAGAAATATGATTCCATAATTATTGCAAAAATGGATGGTACTCTAAACGAAACACCAATTAAAGATTTCGAATGGTCAGGTTTCCCAACCATCTATTTTGTAAAAGCAGGAACTAAAGTTCCTTTGCCTTATGAGGGTGAAAGGTCCCTAAAAGGATTCGTagactttttaaataaacatgCTACCAACACACCTATTTCTGTTGAAGGGGTTCCTGAATTTGAAGATGGAACTACAGAAGAATTGTAA
- the PmUG01_05017900 gene encoding conserved Plasmodium protein, unknown function, with product MFNRRGSSSTFSSKNYLLLKMYHIKSYSFKTHKIAICGKAKCREQCRFFHNATYLEDLKMYDLNFIERVKTDSKERYKEGETYGNVQENSANVELKRGYSQCSRDVIPKDCKYDIYGKHEKYGKYCKDGEEEDDPKYKESPSSSNPNEVQKNRETIKNKLIYELLTGKENKSERIYYLLEFLSNEKCNNNNNFSTLFMITKMYKNVIMKNDKARCSNTKIINYVKESINFVTHYYRYHDYLFKCFELLCIFNISDIKLYQKVLYLILKHSTNEETNIISCYYIIKHLYSKKLYNKLIGNLLAKYLMRKSFFNFLEKQNCVKSSFLIFLNYIIHSNVYIISHDVLQKYVHYFSDVILVKHLEYKNVSNVNELIEFQNILLTCNFYNDKLNSLIKKYIQTFLNTIISPSDMLLLSSNLLLSFTRNDHILIFPNKKCPNYFSEIPSEGEKMINNVTQFNQNYRNFLCMKTLANTVVRTNDNYISNVNTNTNLDYILRYFVLSSYCHFTLFSNWWSDTSIYWKLKKKKKKKTILRERLPYKNHLREKITHLLNVILYKYKYSKKASQNNVEQEEQNALLEDQQERKNIEEENELQLLRYKYVPYLFKSLVRISIFNTNLIRSEPIILLFENLFLDCVNAYITNYEMERGKNYMNTDNSAKKSDQRKLGPSITYTNCTNNEISNIVYRLIKTHEQSDLLENYNLSLYEISSICECSFLLKYLQEKEMENMEVRFTLNTSVDIFEKTLYMFLDKISIKCMNTKLNHFILNRHYLHNILLHEYVNYGNAFFKYYLLLRVILPLLFSDSLSECLSVTRRTLVHIMSFLFVSKLSSFSSLRDDINETAFDISRSRNSNSNINSNNNNTSNNANDNTINTNSSSNSIILNNYVKWENSIISINNQRRIRKKTKTKRFLLDFIYAGELMRPTSIYIMCLFQITKYDDMYDYFLRDVLKTDYITPENKTEFSIFINKLSASTNVSIRRILNDNRKKKKKEIQKT from the coding sequence atgtttaatagAAGAGGCTCATCAAGTACATTTTCTAGTAAAAATTACTTgctattaaaaatgtatcaCATAAAATCATATAGCTTTAAAACTCATAAAATAGCCATTTGTGGTAAAGCCAAATGCAGAGAACAATGTCGCTTTTTTCATAATGCAACTTATTTGGAAGacttaaaaatgtatgattTAAACTTCATTGAACGAGTAAAAACTGATAGCAAAGAAAGGTACAAAGAAGGTGAGACATATGGTAACGTGCAGGAGAATTCTGCAAATGTAGAGTTGAAAAGGGGGTACTCACAATGTAGTAGGGATGTAATACCTAAAGACtgtaaatatgatatatatggtaaacatgaaaaatatgGTAAATATTGTAAAGATGGCGAAGAAGAGGACGACCCAAAGTACAAAGAATCCCCTTCCAGTAGTAACCCTAATGAGGTTCAAAAAAATCGAGAAACAATCAAGAATAAACTAATATATGAACTATTAACCGggaaagaaaataaaagtgaAAGAATCTACTACCTTTTAGAATTCCtatcaaatgaaaaatgtaacaataataacaactTCTCTACCCTTTTTATGAtaacaaaaatgtataaaaatgtaattatgaaaaatgatAAGGCTCGTTGTTCTAACACCAAAATTATAAACTATGTTAAAGAAagtataaattttgtaaCACATTATTATAGGTATCATGATTACTTATTTAAATGCTTTGAACTtctatgtatatttaatataagcGATATTAAACTATATCAGAAAGTCCTTTACCTAATCCTCAAGCATTCAACTAATGAAGAgacaaatattatttcatgctattatattattaaacatttatatagtaAGAAGttatacaataaattaattgGTAACTTGTTAGCTAAATATCTTATGAGAAAatcatttttcaattttttggaaaaacaaaattgtgTAAAATCTagctttttaatatttttgaattatatcATCCACTctaatgtgtatataatatcTCATGATGTTTTACAgaaatatgtacattattTTAGTGATGTAATATTAGTGAAACActtagaatataaaaatgtaagtaATGTGAATGAATTAATAGAATttcagaatatattattaacatgcAATTTCTATAATGACAAATTAAATTCAttgattaaaaaatatatacagaCATTTTTAAATACCATAATAAGTCCATCTGATATGCTACTACTCTCATCAAACTTGTTGCTTAGTTTTACAAGAAATGAtcatattttgatttttccAAATAAGAAATGTCCAAATTATTTTAGCGAAATACCATCAGAGGgagaaaaaatgattaataaTGTTACACAATTTAATCAGAATTAcagaaattttttatgtatgaaGACCCTTGCAAATACAGTTGTTAGAACTAATGACAACTACATTTCAAATGTTAATACAAACACTAACCTAGATTATATTCTAagatattttgtattatctTCATATTGTCATTTTACCCTATTCTCCAATTGGTGGTCTGACACTTCTATATAttggaaattaaaaaaaaaaaaaaaaaaaaaaaccattTTAAGGGAAAGATTACCATATAAAAATCATTTAAGGGAAAAAATTACGCATCTTTTAAATGTTATACTATACAAGTAtaaatattctaaaaaaGCTAGCCAAAATAATGTAGAACAAGAGGAACAAAATGCACTTTTGGAGGACCAacaagaaagaaaaaatatagaggAAGAAAACGAGTTACAGTTACTTAGATATAAATACGTACCATATTTATTCAAATCACTTGTTCGAATATCGATATTTAACACCAATTTGATACGAAGCGAACCtattattctattattcgaaaatttatttttagattGTGTTAATGCTTATATAACGAACTATGAAATGGAAAGGgggaaaaattatatgaacacTGATAACTCTGCAAAAAAAAGTGACCAGAGAAAATTGGGACCCTCTATCACGTATACTAATTGTACTAATAATGAGATATCAAATATTGTGTACAGGTTAATAAAAACACATGAACAGTCAGatttattagaaaattataaCCTTAGCCTATATGAAATAAGTTCTATATGTGAGTGTTCTTTTCTTTTGAAATATTTGCAAGAAAAGGAAATGGAAAATATGGAAGTAAGATTTACTCTAAACACTTCTGTtgatatatttgaaaaaacgCTATACATGTTTTTAGATAAAATTAgtataaaatgtatgaatACAAAACTGAATCATTTTATCTTAAATAGACACTATTTACACAATATCTTATTGCATGAGTACGTAAATTATGGaaatgctttttttaaatactatTTGTTGTTAAGAGTAATTCTACCTCTACTGTTTAGTGATTCCCTCTCAGAATGTTTAAGTGTAACCAGAAGAACTCTTGTTCATATCATGTCTTTCTTATTTGTCTCTAAATTATCAAGCTTCTCTTCGCTTAGAGATGATATAAACGAAACAGCTTTCGACATCAGCAGAAGCCGCAACAGCAATAGCAACATCAATagcaacaacaacaacaccAGCAATAACGCCAACGATAACACCATCAACactaatagtagtagtaatagtatcattttaaataattatgtcaAATGGGAAAATTCTATCATATCTATAAACAATCAAAGAAGAATAAGAAAGAAAACGAAAACAAAAAGATTCTTATTGGATTTCATATACGCTGGAGAGTTAATGAGGCCTACTTCCATATACATTATGTGCTTATTTCAGATAACTAAGTATGATGATATGTAcgattattttttaagagaTGTTTTAAAAACTGATTATATCACTCctgaaaataaaacagagttttcaatttttataaataagttGAGTGCCTCAACAAATGTGAGTATTAGGAGAATTCTTAATgataacagaaaaaaaaaaaaaaaagaaatacaaaaaacCTAA